A genomic region of Salinibacterium sp. NK8237 contains the following coding sequences:
- a CDS encoding MFS transporter produces MATESQLGRPFWVFWSALTATNIGDGIRLVALPLLATQLTQNPTLIALVTVFTYLPALMFGQIAGVVVDRVRKRRLIAGSQIVRAAVLTWVAFAIALGNLDISMLCAAAFLYGVAEAVSDPAAHAMLPGLVPAAGLSRANSDLQSGQIVGEMFVGRALGGILFAVAQPLPVVANVLLLAVAAVGMLSLGERESETHSDQAAHAGEHPLHRAAERTDYRGGDRAAGSIRKFVRELADGIRVVTHSRLLGAMSLLLAVWAGVSGAFWGVAAIYALRNLDSGEIGFGIMLALSAVGSLAGARLAVRVIRTLGAPSAALTAVLVSSASIIALTWTRELWLASVLLAFNGAAVTLWNVMTITIRQATVEPRLLGRVSSTYLVLARLALPIGAGLAGLIAAAAGAPAVFLVFGGFLLAVSAVLLPMLWKVFGQVWPRGQASAMHSARWPSQ; encoded by the coding sequence GTGGCCACCGAGTCTCAGCTTGGGCGACCATTCTGGGTTTTCTGGAGTGCACTCACTGCGACGAACATTGGCGACGGTATCCGGCTCGTTGCCTTGCCGTTATTGGCGACACAGCTCACTCAGAACCCCACGCTCATTGCGTTGGTGACTGTCTTCACCTATTTGCCGGCGTTGATGTTTGGGCAGATTGCCGGTGTTGTCGTTGACCGGGTGCGCAAGCGCCGACTGATCGCCGGTTCGCAGATTGTTCGCGCGGCGGTGTTGACGTGGGTGGCGTTCGCAATTGCCCTCGGGAATCTCGACATCAGTATGTTGTGCGCGGCGGCGTTTCTGTATGGCGTGGCAGAGGCCGTCTCTGATCCCGCCGCCCACGCAATGCTTCCGGGACTCGTTCCTGCCGCAGGGCTGAGCCGCGCTAACTCTGACCTGCAGTCGGGGCAAATTGTCGGCGAAATGTTCGTCGGGCGAGCGCTCGGCGGTATCCTCTTCGCGGTGGCCCAACCGCTGCCTGTCGTGGCTAACGTGCTGCTGCTCGCAGTCGCGGCGGTCGGGATGTTGTCGCTCGGAGAGCGGGAGAGCGAGACTCACAGCGATCAGGCGGCGCACGCAGGGGAGCACCCGTTACATCGCGCAGCGGAGCGGACCGATTACCGCGGCGGCGACCGCGCGGCAGGCAGCATCCGTAAGTTCGTTCGTGAACTAGCTGACGGCATCCGCGTCGTGACTCACTCCCGACTGCTTGGTGCCATGTCACTGCTGCTGGCGGTGTGGGCGGGCGTATCCGGCGCATTCTGGGGCGTTGCCGCCATTTACGCCCTTCGAAATCTTGATTCTGGAGAAATCGGATTCGGGATCATGCTGGCATTGTCAGCGGTCGGATCTTTGGCGGGCGCTCGACTCGCGGTCCGGGTGATCCGAACACTAGGGGCACCGAGTGCGGCGCTCACCGCAGTGCTCGTGAGCAGTGCCTCGATCATCGCCCTCACCTGGACGCGCGAACTCTGGCTCGCCTCTGTGCTGCTCGCATTCAATGGTGCCGCCGTAACGCTCTGGAACGTAATGACCATCACCATAAGACAAGCCACCGTGGAGCCGCGCCTACTCGGTCGTGTCAGCAGTACCTACCTCGTACTTGCACGTCTCGCCTTGCCCATTGGTGCCGGACTCGCAGGACTCATTGCTGCTGCGGCCGGTGCGCCCGCAGTCTTCCTTGTCTTCGGCGGCTTTCTTTTAGCAGTCTCTGCCGTGCTCCTTCCGATGTTGTGGAAGGTGTTTGGCCAGGTATGGCCGCGTGGTCAAGCGTCTGCGATGCACTCGGCACGCTGGCCTTCCCAGTGA
- a CDS encoding FHA domain-containing protein — protein sequence MSTSTTSTPTRLDIDLAFSLIEPILDDADDASSGSGESGAAPLETEKMTGTISASGMDIEVFSSKPELFLQARTVKLKDVRSVAKVLADRGLTVALSGPLGLIARVGAIKPSVAQRVLTGSPHISLGSRAAIAPLLRRRDAGAATASEMQFPPSTLLPLVPTFDRFVRKQITTTHYTAGAGRPRLFFVVGSENWNGQMPREFELRSEVTTIGSSSAADLQLPGLEPIHAEIRHDDDDEYVLHAIGAVGGGSRPLTGQDPGARTLRTGARMEMGEWRLGFFREEYADHGRPFGGRIGGEMGHQKPQPGRHRNAPESAPATQPEGPEVPETP from the coding sequence ATGAGTACCTCAACGACGAGTACGCCAACGAGGCTCGACATCGATCTAGCGTTCTCCCTCATCGAACCGATACTTGACGATGCGGATGACGCGTCATCAGGCAGCGGTGAGTCTGGAGCCGCGCCGCTCGAGACCGAGAAGATGACGGGCACCATCAGTGCCAGCGGCATGGACATCGAAGTATTTTCGAGCAAGCCAGAGCTGTTCCTTCAGGCACGAACGGTGAAGCTCAAAGACGTGCGTAGCGTGGCCAAAGTCTTGGCGGACCGCGGGCTAACCGTCGCGCTCTCAGGGCCGCTCGGTCTCATCGCTCGTGTCGGGGCGATCAAGCCTTCGGTCGCGCAACGAGTGCTTACTGGCTCTCCGCACATTTCGCTGGGGAGTCGCGCTGCGATTGCTCCGCTGCTGCGGCGCCGTGATGCGGGCGCGGCGACGGCATCCGAAATGCAGTTTCCGCCAAGCACGCTGCTGCCGCTGGTGCCGACGTTCGATCGGTTTGTTCGCAAACAGATCACCACAACGCACTACACGGCGGGTGCGGGGCGACCTCGACTGTTCTTCGTTGTGGGCTCCGAAAACTGGAACGGCCAGATGCCGCGAGAGTTCGAGCTGCGATCAGAAGTCACCACTATTGGATCGTCTTCTGCCGCGGACCTGCAGCTTCCCGGCCTCGAGCCAATCCACGCCGAAATCCGCCACGATGATGACGATGAGTACGTGCTCCACGCCATCGGTGCCGTGGGTGGCGGTTCGCGCCCGCTCACAGGGCAGGATCCCGGCGCACGCACGCTCAGAACGGGCGCGCGAATGGAAATGGGCGAGTGGCGCCTCGGGTTCTTCCGCGAAGAATACGCCGACCACGGTCGGCCATTCGGCGGTCGCATCGGAGGCGAAATGGGGCACCAGAAACCGCAACCCGGGCGGCACCGAAATGCACCGGAATCCGCACCGGCCACACAGCCCGAGGGGCCGGAAGTTCCGGAGACGCCCTAA
- a CDS encoding type II toxin-antitoxin system VapC family toxin: MTRYAIDAPTAIRLAREKIIVSAEHQLVAPNVLRSQALSILYSQARAGELSQDDALEILNRITTMRIRLLGDRVSRATAWKIAASLDWPDTNDAEYVAVAQLQADAFVTVDADFRRRIEGTVTLAPWESLAS, encoded by the coding sequence ATGACCCGCTATGCGATCGACGCTCCCACCGCGATCCGGCTCGCGCGCGAGAAGATCATTGTCTCCGCAGAGCATCAACTTGTCGCGCCGAATGTCTTGCGATCACAGGCGCTGTCGATTCTCTACTCCCAAGCGCGCGCGGGAGAACTGAGTCAGGATGATGCCCTAGAAATACTGAATCGCATCACCACCATGCGCATCCGTCTTCTCGGCGACCGCGTATCCCGTGCGACGGCGTGGAAGATTGCCGCGAGTCTCGATTGGCCCGACACAAACGATGCCGAGTACGTCGCGGTCGCGCAGCTACAAGCTGATGCTTTTGTCACTGTGGATGCCGACTTCCGACGACGCATCGAGGGGACCGTCACGCTCGCACCGTGGGAGTCGCTAGCCAGCTAG
- a CDS encoding DUF4395 domain-containing protein: MTSNDTRATEQAQLSGSKAALAAKPGQAGIDPRGPRFGAGITAVLLLTVIGLGLDAAAAVPAALAERATQPAFLLLTAIAVLFAWGAFAGIQRHPYGFFFKAAIRPRLSAPSHLEDPRPPTFSQGVGLVVTVIGIVLHLLAVPYALVIFAAFAFIAAFLNSVFDYCLGCQLYVLLVRAGLVGRARSAA; the protein is encoded by the coding sequence ATGACTTCGAATGACACCCGCGCCACCGAGCAGGCCCAGCTCTCCGGCTCCAAAGCAGCTCTCGCAGCAAAGCCCGGCCAGGCCGGAATCGACCCGCGTGGTCCTCGCTTCGGCGCCGGCATCACCGCCGTACTTCTCCTCACCGTCATCGGGCTTGGATTGGATGCCGCGGCAGCCGTACCAGCCGCACTCGCCGAACGCGCGACCCAGCCAGCCTTCCTTCTTCTCACCGCCATCGCAGTGCTCTTCGCGTGGGGCGCGTTCGCTGGCATTCAGCGTCACCCCTATGGGTTCTTCTTCAAGGCAGCGATTCGTCCGCGCCTGAGCGCACCGAGTCACCTCGAAGACCCGCGCCCGCCGACGTTCTCGCAGGGCGTTGGCCTCGTGGTGACCGTGATCGGCATCGTTCTGCACTTGCTCGCGGTGCCCTACGCGCTCGTCATCTTTGCGGCCTTCGCGTTCATCGCCGCGTTCCTGAACTCGGTCTTTGACTACTGCCTCGGATGCCAGCTCTACGTGCTGCTCGTGCGTGCCGGGCTGGTTGGTCGCGCTCGCTCCGCTGCCTAA
- a CDS encoding DUF898 family protein — protein MARNGSFTFDGGAGTYFGTAFLGGLITFLTLGICYPFSLVLTERWRAKHSFIDGQPLIFTGTGLGLFGLWIKWFFLIVITLGIYGFWVAPRIAKWKWEHTSVSL, from the coding sequence ATGGCACGTAACGGCAGCTTTACCTTCGACGGAGGGGCCGGCACCTACTTCGGCACCGCATTCCTTGGCGGTCTCATCACATTCTTAACATTAGGAATCTGCTACCCATTTAGCTTGGTGCTTACCGAACGTTGGCGCGCTAAGCACTCGTTCATCGACGGTCAGCCGTTGATTTTCACGGGCACCGGATTGGGACTCTTCGGCCTCTGGATCAAATGGTTCTTTCTCATCGTGATCACGCTGGGCATCTACGGCTTCTGGGTCGCACCGCGAATCGCTAAGTGGAAGTGGGAGCACACCAGCGTCTCGCTCTAA
- a CDS encoding dihydroxyacetone kinase family protein: MTRLWNEPADFANEMVDGFVRANSKWVRKTSGGVARSTRSEAPEVAVVIGGGSGHYPAFAGLVGPGLAHGAAMGNLFASPSSRQVESIIHATQQGRGVLLSYGNYAGDVMHFSTAQAAARAAGIDCRSVVVTDDIFSAPPTEKAKRRGIAGDLTVFKVAGAAAAAGHDLDHVERVAILANERTRTMGVAFSGCTLPGASEPLFSVPEGRMAIGLGIHGEPGLEETEVPTANALSELFVERLLAEAEIPEGVEAQGARVVPVLNGLGSVKNEELFVVFSRIAELLEAAGITIVDPQVGEFCTSFDMAGVSLTLFWLNDELEELWAAPAHTPAFRTGSMGSAGVVAIESDDSPTVDEAVAESSPESKAAAATIAQSLAAISTLIDDNVEELGRLDAVAGDGDHGIGMQRGAHAAAVAAAQAAELGAGAQTLLNRAADEWSDRAGGTSGALWAVILKNLGEHLGDTTEITSQSVSDGVRAASDAVMAYGGASVGDKTLVDALVPFSESLLTRVEAGDTLAAAWIEAAKQATLATERTSDMMPGLGRARSHGEKSVGTPDPGAVSLSLIVTMLGTQLADA, translated from the coding sequence ATGACCCGTTTGTGGAACGAACCAGCGGACTTTGCCAACGAAATGGTTGACGGATTCGTCCGCGCCAACAGCAAGTGGGTCCGCAAGACCTCAGGCGGCGTGGCTCGCTCCACCCGCTCCGAGGCACCGGAAGTAGCGGTCGTCATCGGTGGCGGATCTGGTCACTACCCTGCCTTCGCCGGACTCGTCGGTCCCGGGCTGGCCCACGGAGCCGCGATGGGTAACCTCTTCGCCTCCCCCTCGTCCCGTCAAGTGGAGTCCATCATCCACGCCACCCAACAAGGTCGCGGTGTGCTGCTCAGTTACGGCAACTACGCGGGCGACGTTATGCATTTCTCCACCGCCCAAGCTGCGGCGCGAGCGGCGGGCATCGACTGCCGCTCGGTCGTCGTAACCGATGACATCTTCAGCGCTCCCCCCACGGAGAAGGCAAAGCGCCGTGGAATCGCTGGCGACCTCACTGTCTTCAAAGTGGCCGGCGCAGCTGCGGCAGCTGGGCACGATCTCGATCATGTTGAGCGCGTTGCGATTCTCGCAAACGAACGAACTCGCACGATGGGGGTCGCATTCTCCGGATGCACGCTCCCCGGCGCATCGGAGCCGTTATTCTCGGTGCCGGAAGGTCGCATGGCAATCGGCCTCGGCATCCACGGTGAACCCGGGCTCGAAGAGACCGAGGTACCAACGGCAAATGCTCTCTCTGAGTTGTTTGTAGAGCGCCTGCTCGCTGAGGCCGAGATCCCCGAGGGCGTTGAGGCTCAGGGCGCCCGGGTCGTTCCAGTGCTCAATGGGCTCGGGTCCGTGAAAAACGAAGAACTCTTTGTGGTGTTCTCCCGCATCGCCGAGCTTCTCGAAGCCGCCGGCATCACTATCGTCGATCCCCAGGTTGGCGAGTTCTGCACGAGCTTCGACATGGCCGGCGTCTCGCTCACCCTGTTCTGGCTCAACGACGAACTCGAGGAACTCTGGGCCGCTCCAGCACACACTCCGGCGTTCCGCACCGGCTCGATGGGATCAGCGGGCGTCGTTGCCATCGAGAGCGACGACTCACCAACGGTCGACGAGGCTGTCGCTGAGTCCTCACCGGAGTCGAAGGCCGCAGCAGCCACGATCGCTCAATCCCTTGCCGCTATTAGTACCCTCATCGACGACAATGTCGAAGAACTTGGACGATTGGATGCCGTCGCCGGCGATGGTGACCACGGCATCGGCATGCAGCGTGGCGCGCATGCCGCGGCAGTCGCCGCCGCGCAGGCTGCGGAGTTAGGCGCTGGCGCACAGACACTGCTCAACCGTGCCGCTGACGAGTGGTCCGACCGAGCTGGTGGAACCTCTGGCGCTCTCTGGGCGGTAATTCTAAAGAATCTGGGCGAGCATCTCGGGGATACCACCGAGATCACGAGCCAGTCGGTGAGCGACGGGGTGCGCGCTGCGAGTGACGCTGTGATGGCGTATGGCGGAGCATCCGTTGGCGACAAAACGCTGGTGGATGCCTTAGTTCCATTCTCTGAATCGCTCCTCACGCGTGTTGAGGCTGGCGACACTCTCGCGGCAGCGTGGATCGAGGCTGCGAAGCAAGCAACTCTCGCCACGGAGCGCACGAGCGACATGATGCCTGGGCTTGGGCGTGCCCGTTCCCACGGCGAAAAGTCTGTAGGTACCCCCGATCCTGGGGCGGTGTCGCTGTCGCTCATCGTGACGATGCTCGGCACCCAGCTCGCGGACGCCTAG
- a CDS encoding winged helix-turn-helix domain-containing protein gives MTNTGAETDDTDAIIAAVNPAKQNPAKQNPAQGNREGDADLRALANSVRLDMLRLLRDREWTMAELATELGLRKGSISYHLRVLERAGIVRQSAERNVRGGHQQLWALSAASMAGSPESTTPRSRPAVLRALASQMEASASQRLLVCPARLDAAGKEKAIVLLEAALASIRELETEAGDVVTLGAFTFGSAAE, from the coding sequence GTGACCAACACCGGAGCCGAAACGGACGACACCGACGCAATCATCGCTGCGGTGAATCCTGCCAAGCAAAATCCTGCCAAGCAGAATCCCGCTCAAGGGAATCGCGAAGGCGACGCCGACCTCCGTGCGCTCGCCAATTCTGTGCGCCTCGACATGCTCAGACTGCTGCGCGATCGCGAGTGGACAATGGCAGAACTCGCCACCGAGTTGGGCCTGCGCAAGGGAAGCATCAGCTACCACTTGCGTGTGCTGGAGCGTGCCGGAATCGTTCGCCAATCTGCCGAGCGAAACGTTCGCGGTGGGCACCAGCAACTCTGGGCGCTGAGCGCCGCATCAATGGCGGGCAGCCCAGAGTCGACAACTCCCCGCTCGCGGCCCGCAGTGCTTCGCGCGTTAGCTTCGCAGATGGAAGCAAGTGCATCCCAGCGATTGCTCGTTTGCCCGGCGCGACTGGATGCTGCAGGAAAAGAGAAAGCGATCGTTCTGTTGGAAGCTGCGCTGGCATCGATCCGCGAACTCGAGACCGAGGCGGGAGACGTCGTCACTCTTGGTGCCTTCACCTTCGGTTCAGCCGCCGAATGA
- a CDS encoding thioredoxin family protein, which yields METAFLLIGLVVLSTVLGLVWRARTGRIQRTRTTAAAHEAKRITIPGAAPFGSRVTLVQFSTEACAICPTVRTQLSALADEFDDGTGSVVHVDVDVTSRPEIANQFNLLQSPTTFILDGNGVLQARIGGAPKINDVRAELHRMLSPALV from the coding sequence GTGGAAACCGCGTTCCTGCTTATTGGCTTGGTGGTTTTGTCGACCGTCCTGGGGCTCGTCTGGCGCGCTCGCACGGGCCGCATCCAACGAACCCGCACCACCGCCGCGGCTCACGAGGCGAAACGCATCACGATTCCCGGTGCCGCACCGTTCGGCAGCCGCGTGACTCTGGTTCAGTTCTCAACCGAAGCCTGCGCAATCTGCCCCACGGTTCGCACACAGTTGAGCGCCCTCGCCGACGAATTCGATGATGGAACCGGCTCTGTCGTTCACGTCGACGTGGATGTCACCTCGCGCCCCGAAATCGCCAACCAGTTCAATCTGTTGCAGTCTCCGACCACGTTCATCCTCGATGGCAACGGTGTGCTGCAGGCCCGCATCGGTGGAGCCCCCAAAATCAACGATGTCCGTGCCGAACTGCACCGGATGCTCAGCCCCGCGCTGGTCTAA